Proteins co-encoded in one Arachis hypogaea cultivar Tifrunner chromosome 13, arahy.Tifrunner.gnm2.J5K5, whole genome shotgun sequence genomic window:
- the LOC112732978 gene encoding uncharacterized protein isoform X2 yields the protein MEEMAESSGAKPRDEIWAKLVSSDSRYSDVEIRSDEIVICSEISSTSSDKHSWCKIVRNSDLCSATIKNKRSNTILVDGAKLCNEDTVVIKDGSEIVPGPDGEGFVNYRFNIMSSPETCQRQLKICIDVEHAKCSICLNLWHDVVTVAPCLHNFCNGCLSEWLRRSEQRRSAVLCPQCRAVVQFVGKNHFLRAIADDMVKADSSLRRADEDIALLDSYSSIRSNLVLRSGNNRRKRALTSTPPNDHSDDGSDLRCPQCVTEVAGFRCNHSTDHLQCQACGGMMPSRTDLGIPQHCSGCDRPFCGAYWHTLGVARSGSYPICSQDTLKPISEHTISRIPLIAHEKNLHEHIITENCIRQMGRTLQDVISEWIVNLDNRLIVIVMRSWCLFSCTGFEYPVPEIIIRKQR from the exons ATGGAAGAAATGGCAGAAAGCTCCGGAGCCAAACCCCGTGATGAAATATGGGCTAAGCTTG TTTCATCAGACTCAAGATATTCAGATGTAGAAATAAGGTCAGATGAAATAGTTATATGTTCGGAGATATCATCTACTTCTAGTGACAAACATAGCTGGTGCAAGATCGTAAGGAATTCTGATCTATGTTCTGCCACAataaaaaacaagagatcaaaTACAATTCTTGTTGATGGGGCCAAGTTATGTAATGAAGATACCGTAGTTATCAAGGATGGAAGTGAAATTGTTCCAGGTCCTGATGGAGAAGGGTTTGTTAACTACAGATTTAATATAATGTCAAGCCCAGAAACATGCCAGAGGCAGCTAAAGATATGCATAGATGTTGAGCATGCAAAGTGTAGCATTTGCTTGAACTTATGGCATGATGTTGTTACTGTTGCCCCATGCCTTCATAACTTTTGCAACGGTTGTTTATCAGAGTGGTTAAGGAGGTCAGAGCAAAGACGTTCTGCAGTACTTTGTCCTCAATGCAGAGCAGTTGTTCAATTTGTTGGAAAAAATCACTTCCTACGTGCCATTGCAGAT GATATGGTAAAAGCTGATTCTTCTCTAAGACGTGCGGATGAAGATATTGCACTATTAGATTCGTATTCATCAATACGATCAAACCTT GTCCTTAGGTCTGGAAACAATCGCCGAAAAAGGGCTTTGACATCCACACCACCTAATGATCATAGTGATGATGGCTCAGACCTTCGATGCCCACAGTGTG TTACCGAAGTTGCTGGGTTTCGTTGCAATCATAGCACTGATCATCTCCAATGTCAAGCATGTGGAGGAATGATGCCCTCCCGTACTGATTTAGGCATTCCTCAACATT GTTCAGGATGTGATAGACCATTTTGTGGAGCTTACTGGCATACTTTAGGGGTAGCCAGGAGTGGTTCTTATCCCATTTGCTCCCAGGATACTTTGAAACCT ATCTCAGAACACACCATCTCTAGAATCCCTTTGATAGCACATGAAAAGAATCTGCATGAGCATATT ATCACTGAAAATTGCATTCGACAAATGGGGAGGACATTGCAGGATGTTATATCAGAATGGATAGTGAATCTGGACAACAGACTTATTG TGATTGTTATGAGAAGTTGGTGTCTTTTCTCTTGTACTGGTTTCGAATATCCTGTCCCAGAAAT TATTATTCGGAAGCAGCGTTAG
- the LOC112732978 gene encoding uncharacterized protein isoform X1, with product MEEMAESSGAKPRDEIWAKLVSSDSRYSDVEIRSDEIVICSEISSTSSDKHSWCKIVRNSDLCSATIKNKRSNTILVDGAKLCNEDTVVIKDGSEIVPGPDGEGFVNYRFNIMSSPETCQRQLKICIDVEHAKCSICLNLWHDVVTVAPCLHNFCNGCLSEWLRRSEQRRSAVLCPQCRAVVQFVGKNHFLRAIADDMVKADSSLRRADEDIALLDSYSSIRSNLVLRSGNNRRKRALTSTPPNDHSDDGSDLRCPQCVTEVAGFRCNHSTDHLQCQACGGMMPSRTDLGIPQHCSGCDRPFCGAYWHTLGVARSGSYPICSQDTLKPISEHTISRIPLIAHEKNLHEHIITENCIRQMGRTLQDVISEWIVNLDNRLIDRTRLTLNNAEMITARTIVCCDCYEKLVSFLLYWFRISCPRNYYSEAALARQDCWYGYACRTQHHSEDHARKRNHVCRPTRGNAS from the exons ATGGAAGAAATGGCAGAAAGCTCCGGAGCCAAACCCCGTGATGAAATATGGGCTAAGCTTG TTTCATCAGACTCAAGATATTCAGATGTAGAAATAAGGTCAGATGAAATAGTTATATGTTCGGAGATATCATCTACTTCTAGTGACAAACATAGCTGGTGCAAGATCGTAAGGAATTCTGATCTATGTTCTGCCACAataaaaaacaagagatcaaaTACAATTCTTGTTGATGGGGCCAAGTTATGTAATGAAGATACCGTAGTTATCAAGGATGGAAGTGAAATTGTTCCAGGTCCTGATGGAGAAGGGTTTGTTAACTACAGATTTAATATAATGTCAAGCCCAGAAACATGCCAGAGGCAGCTAAAGATATGCATAGATGTTGAGCATGCAAAGTGTAGCATTTGCTTGAACTTATGGCATGATGTTGTTACTGTTGCCCCATGCCTTCATAACTTTTGCAACGGTTGTTTATCAGAGTGGTTAAGGAGGTCAGAGCAAAGACGTTCTGCAGTACTTTGTCCTCAATGCAGAGCAGTTGTTCAATTTGTTGGAAAAAATCACTTCCTACGTGCCATTGCAGAT GATATGGTAAAAGCTGATTCTTCTCTAAGACGTGCGGATGAAGATATTGCACTATTAGATTCGTATTCATCAATACGATCAAACCTT GTCCTTAGGTCTGGAAACAATCGCCGAAAAAGGGCTTTGACATCCACACCACCTAATGATCATAGTGATGATGGCTCAGACCTTCGATGCCCACAGTGTG TTACCGAAGTTGCTGGGTTTCGTTGCAATCATAGCACTGATCATCTCCAATGTCAAGCATGTGGAGGAATGATGCCCTCCCGTACTGATTTAGGCATTCCTCAACATT GTTCAGGATGTGATAGACCATTTTGTGGAGCTTACTGGCATACTTTAGGGGTAGCCAGGAGTGGTTCTTATCCCATTTGCTCCCAGGATACTTTGAAACCT ATCTCAGAACACACCATCTCTAGAATCCCTTTGATAGCACATGAAAAGAATCTGCATGAGCATATT ATCACTGAAAATTGCATTCGACAAATGGGGAGGACATTGCAGGATGTTATATCAGAATGGATAGTGAATCTGGACAACAGACTTATTG ATAGAACTAGATTAACGCTAAATAATGCCGAGATGATTACTGCTAGGACTATCGTATGTTG TGATTGTTATGAGAAGTTGGTGTCTTTTCTCTTGTACTGGTTTCGAATATCCTGTCCCAGAAAT TATTATTCGGAAGCAGCGTTAGCAAGGCAAGATTGTTGGTATGGATATGCGTGTAGGACACAACACCACAGTGAAGACCATGCTCGTAAAAGGAACCATGTGTGCCGTCCAACTAGAGGCAATGCCTCCTAA
- the LOC112732979 gene encoding uncharacterized protein produces the protein MGRSPCCEKEHTNKGAWTKEEDERLINYIKLHGEGCWRSLPKAAGLLRCGKSCRLRWINYLRPDLKRGNFTDEEDELIINLHSLLGNKWSLIAARLPGRTDNEIKNYWNTHIKRKLYSRGIDPQTHQPLNAAPAPSTKTITPPPTTTAVPPTATNNNENKKRTYNSSDNSINFRLFGVACAKNNNTDGTDYYSSGGGDEDSNSSSGVTTELEAYPKLNLDLSLGLPSPLSSIIHTQNPKRHRQQLQAAYSFCVCQTLGFQKSNNQPCACKPKPGAATASAGGASNNSSNDNNVYNRFQFTS, from the exons ATGGGTAGATCTCCTTGTTGTGAGAAAGAGCACACAAACAAAGGAGCTTGGACGAAAGAGGAAGATGAGCGCCTCATCAACTACATCAAGCTTCATGGCGAAGGCTGTTGGAGATCCCTTCCCAAAGCTGCAG GGTTGCTTAGGTGTGGGAAGAGTTGCAGGCTGAGATGGATAAATTACCTAAGGCCTGATCTCAAGAGAGGCAACTTCACTGACGAAGAAGACGAGCTCATCATCAACCTCCACAGCTTACTCGGTAACAA ATGGTCTCTAATAGCAGCGAGGTTACCGGGAAGAACCGATAATGAGATAAAGAACTACTGGAACACCCACATAAAGCGTAAACTTTATAGCCGTGGAATTGACCCTCAAACCCATCAACCACTCAACGCTGCACCCGCACCTTCCACCAAAACAATAACCCCACCACCAACAACAACAGCAGTTCCACCTACGGCCACAAACAACAACGAAAACAAGAAGAGAACATACAACAGCAGCGACAACAGCATCAATTTTCGTCTATTTGGTGTTGCTTGTGCCAAGAATAATAATACTGATGGAACAGACTACTACTCATCAGGAGGGGGTGATGAAGATTCAAACAGCAGCAGTGGCGTCACAACGGAGTTAGAAGCATATCCTAAACTCAACTTGGACCTCTCCTTAGGCCTTCCCTCTCCTCTTTCTTCCATAATCCACACACAAAACCCAAAACGACACCGTCAACAACTACAAGCTGCTTATTCCTTTTGTGTGTGTCAAACTCTAGGGTTTCAAAAAAGTAATAACCAACCTTGTGCCTGCAAACCCAAGCCTGGTGCTGCTACTGCAAGTGCTGGTGGTGCTTCGAATAATAGTAGTAATGATAATAATGTGTATAACAGATTTCAATTTACAAGCTAA